The DNA segment AGCGTGATATTCATAGGTCGGCATCCGTGACTCTCCCGTGGAACAGCATTCTCGCTGATTTCTCTATGCTTTATTTTAGCATTTTTTATTGCTGTTGCCAAGTTATTCCATTTGACCGGTTTTCTCTTTCTATGCGACGGTTCGGTTGCGCCGGACCGGACGCGTGGCGATCAGCAATGCGGCACAGGCGGCCGCAAGGAAGGCATCCGCCGCGACGGGTCCGAAGGGGCCTGTTGTTCCGGGTCTATTGAGGGCGCCTCCGATGCAGCCGGCGGGTTCGCCTTCGCCCTCACCTTCGCCCTCGCCTTCGCCGACAGGCGCTTTGATGACGGTCAGGGTGAAGCCCTTGTCGCTGGTGTCGTCGAACTGATCCATGACGCGAATGCGGAAGGTGTAGGCGCCGTCGCTCGTGGGAATGCCCTGCAAGACGCCGTCCTCGGTCAATTCCAGTCCGGGGGGGAGACCCTCGGTCTTCTGCGTGACAGACCAGCGATAGGGCGGCGTGCCCTGTACGACGTGGAAGGTAAATGCGTAGGGTTCTCCGACCGTGGCCGTGGGCAGTATGGCGTTGTCGGTGATGATCATGGGAGGTCGGCGAACCCGGATGACGCGCCTGAAATTGTCCGATCCGACAGCCGTGGTTACAGTGAGAATCACGTCGTAATCGCCCGCAACCAAAAAGGTATGCACAGGATTTTGCTCGTTGCTCGGCTGCGATCCGTCGCCGAAATCCCATGCCCATGCCGTGATGGCGGCGCTACCGGGCGTAGACTGGTCGGTGAAGTGAACGGTCATGGGCGCGTAGCCAAAGGTGATGTCCGCGTTGAAACCCGCGACGGGAAGCGTGTTCACGACGATGTAATCCGTTTTGCGTTCCTGATCGGATCCCACGTTCGTCGTGACGGTCAATTGGACGGTGTAGATGCCGGGATTGGCGTAGGTGTGCAAGGGATTTTGCTCGGTGCTTGTGGCGGTCTGATCGCCGAAATCCCACACCCGCTGGATGATGGGCTGGCTTCCGGGCGACGAGAGATCGGTGAACTGGACTTGCAGCGGGGCGAGTCCCACAACGGGATTCGCGCTGAAATCGGCCTGCGGCATGACCATGACCGTGACGAGACTGGCTACGGTTTTCGTGTCGCTCTTGCCCACATTGGTCGTGACTTTCAACGACACGGTGTAAGTTCCCGCCACGGTGTAGACGTGCAGCGGATCCTTTTCATCGCTGGTCTGTTGATCGCCGAAATTCCATTCCCATGCCGTAATGGGCTGGCTCGGCGAGGCGGTGGACTGATCGTGGAATTGCACGCTCAAGGGCGCGACGCCGTTCAGCGGCGGATCCGCGCTGAACGCGGCAACCGGCAGGGTATAGGCGAAAATGTAGTTTTCCCTGGAGGTCGTATCCTGATTGACGACGGTTCCCCGTTGCGCGGTCACGGTCAATGAAACCGAGTACGCGCCATCCTGGGCATAGGAATGGCTTGGATTCTGCTGCGTGCTGGTTTGGCCGTCGCCGAAATCCCAAAGCCATCCCGTGATGGGCCATGTGCCGGGCGTGGACTCGTCCGTGAAAAAGACCATGAGCGGCGAGGCGCCCGTTGTAACATTTGCGGAAAACGCGGCGGAAGGGGAAAGAGGCGGAGTGACCGTGATGTATGCGGTTTTGGTTTCGGTGGATTCGCCGACGGCGTTCGTTACCGTCAACGAAATGGTATAAGTGCCCGGTTCGGAAAACGTGCGGCTGGGGTTTTGGCTGGTGGACGTCTGCCCGCCGCCGAGCGACCATGCCCATTGCGTGATGGGCGAACTGCCGGGCGTGGATTGATCGGTGAACTGGACCTCGAGCGGCGCGGGGCCGGAGATCGTGTTGGCGGTGAAGGCGGCCGTGGGGCGCGCCGCGATGGTGACCTGTTTGGACGTGGAAGCGTTGCCGATGGCCAATGTGACGGTAAACGTGCCGTGTGTGGCATAGGTATGCGATGGGTTTTGCTCATTGCTGCTCCCGCCGTCGCCGAAATCCCATTCATACACAGCGCCCTCGCCGACGCAAGAACCGTCGGTGAACTGGATGATCGCCGGCACGACGCCCGACAGCGTGTCCGCGCTGAACCGGACAACCGGCGGTTCCTGTTCATAGGCGCCCATGTCCGCGGCGGCGCATTGGGGGCGCGGCACGCCGAGGATATCGGTGTTGGGCGCCTCGTCGTCCGAACCGGCATCAATGCAGGGAGAATCGTTTTTGAGTTGGAGAATGCCCGAGGCGGCATTGACAAACATGGGATTAAGGGCGATGACATTCGTGCCCGAGGCATAGCCGCCTTGAATGTCGCAATAGGCGATGACCGGTGAAGAACCCGCCTCATCCGCGATCTGATCGGGCGTGTTGTTCCAGACAATGCTGTTGACGACGCCGGGCGCGGACGCGGTATTGTAAATGCCGCCGCCCTTGCTGGTGGCCGCATTGCCATGAAGGGTGCAATTGCGGATATCCGCGGCGGAACCATCGTTGAAGATTGCGCCGCCTTGCGTGGCGCTGTTGCTGCGGAAAACGCAGTTGATCAGCATGGCCGACGAACCATTCCGGTTGGCGACGGCGCCGCCATACGTGGCTTGGTTGGTGAAAAACACACATGCCTCGATGGCGGGTGAGGCGTTGGTGGAATTGTAGATGCCGCCACCGCGTCCCGTGCCGACGACCCGGTTGCCCGAAACGACGCAGTTGACGATGGAGGGGCTGGCGTTGGAATTGTAGATGCCGCCGCCGTCGCTCTGGGCGGTATTGCCGGCGATCGTGCAGTTGGCGATCGTGGGGCTGACGGACACGTTGTAGATGCCGCCGCCGCGGATATGCGGGTTGGGGCCGTTTGCGCTGCCGCCGGTGACGGTGAAACCGTCCAGCGTGGCATTGTCCGAACCGATGACGACATGATACGCGCGCCCGCCTTGCGTGTTGCCGTCAATAAGGGTGGCGCGCGCGGCCCAGTCACGCTGATTGCGCGCCGTTTCGACGCCGGCAAACCCGCCGTAGACGGCGACGCCGGATTTCAGCAGCAGCGAATTCGACTCGTTCGACGCGCGCGATTCGTTGTAGGCGCCCGCCGCGACCCAGACTTCTCCGCCGCCCGCGCCAAAGGCCGCATCAATCCCTTCCTGAATCGTCCGGTACGCCGTGGCCCACGAGACCCCGTCGGGCGATTGCGCGGTGCTGTTCACATTTACATGCCATACGGCCCCCGCCGCGCCGGAGGCATACACAAGCGCCGCGGCCATTGCAAAGCGAATATGGTTCGTCATGATGCAAACCCTTTCCCGCCCACGGCGGCGATTACGATATCCCGGTCCGGCACGCCGGTCGAAAATCCAAATCAAAACGAAAACAGTATAACACGGCTTAGCCGCATTCGTTCATTTGACAACAAAACACGCGGCTGATAGAATGGCTTTCGACATGGGCGATTAGCTCAGGTGGTTAGAGTACTTGCTTGACATGCAAGGGGTCACTGGTTCAAGTCCAGTATCGCCCACCATTTTCTTCCTACTCGAAATTCTCTATCCGTAAAACCACTTTTACTGCGATTGCCCTGCAAGCCGGGTTATTTCACTTCTTGTCTATGGTACAATCGGACTGTGATGAAGACACCGCCGTTTGATTTTGCAAAGCCCGACTATCCGCTCGCTCCCGAAACCTTTTACAAGGTTGGCGGCCCGGCGGAGTGGGCGCTGTTTCCCCGCAATGCGGGGGAAGCCGCGCAGGCTTTCGCGT comes from the Candidatus Hydrogenedentota bacterium genome and includes:
- a CDS encoding PKD domain-containing protein; this translates as MTNHIRFAMAAALVYASGAAGAVWHVNVNSTAQSPDGVSWATAYRTIQEGIDAAFGAGGGEVWVAAGAYNESRASNESNSLLLKSGVAVYGGFAGVETARNQRDWAARATLIDGNTQGGRAYHVVIGSDNATLDGFTVTGGSANGPNPHIRGGGIYNVSVSPTIANCTIAGNTAQSDGGGIYNSNASPSIVNCVVSGNRVVGTGRGGGIYNSTNASPAIEACVFFTNQATYGGAVANRNGSSAMLINCVFRSNSATQGGAIFNDGSAADIRNCTLHGNAATSKGGGIYNTASAPGVVNSIVWNNTPDQIADEAGSSPVIAYCDIQGGYASGTNVIALNPMFVNAASGILQLKNDSPCIDAGSDDEAPNTDILGVPRPQCAAADMGAYEQEPPVVRFSADTLSGVVPAIIQFTDGSCVGEGAVYEWDFGDGGSSNEQNPSHTYATHGTFTVTLAIGNASTSKQVTIAARPTAAFTANTISGPAPLEVQFTDQSTPGSSPITQWAWSLGGGQTSTSQNPSRTFSEPGTYTISLTVTNAVGESTETKTAYITVTPPLSPSAAFSANVTTGASPLMVFFTDESTPGTWPITGWLWDFGDGQTSTQQNPSHSYAQDGAYSVSLTVTAQRGTVVNQDTTSRENYIFAYTLPVAAFSADPPLNGVAPLSVQFHDQSTASPSQPITAWEWNFGDQQTSDEKDPLHVYTVAGTYTVSLKVTTNVGKSDTKTVASLVTVMVMPQADFSANPVVGLAPLQVQFTDLSSPGSQPIIQRVWDFGDQTATSTEQNPLHTYANPGIYTVQLTVTTNVGSDQERKTDYIVVNTLPVAGFNADITFGYAPMTVHFTDQSTPGSAAITAWAWDFGDGSQPSNEQNPVHTFLVAGDYDVILTVTTAVGSDNFRRVIRVRRPPMIITDNAILPTATVGEPYAFTFHVVQGTPPYRWSVTQKTEGLPPGLELTEDGVLQGIPTSDGAYTFRIRVMDQFDDTSDKGFTLTVIKAPVGEGEGEGEGEGEPAGCIGGALNRPGTTGPFGPVAADAFLAAACAALLIATRPVRRNRTVA